One part of the Streptomyces sp. NBC_00286 genome encodes these proteins:
- the rsmG gene encoding 16S rRNA (guanine(527)-N(7))-methyltransferase RsmG → MTEAAELPPAPEQARAVFGDRFANAVRYTELLADAGVQRGLIGPREVPRLWERHLLNCAVLSEVVPEGVTVCDVGSGAGLPGIPLALVRPDLKITLLEPLLRRTNFLTEVVELLGLDHVTVVRGRAEEVLGKLPPVHVVTARAVAPLDRLAAWGVPLLRPYGEMLLLKGDTAEEEVKGAGAALSKLGAVETSVLHVGEGVVSPLATVVRVEVGESPGGVRFAAKRAKAARIGRARRRR, encoded by the coding sequence GTGACGGAGGCAGCGGAGCTCCCCCCTGCGCCTGAGCAGGCCCGGGCGGTATTCGGCGATCGCTTCGCAAACGCGGTTCGGTACACGGAACTGCTGGCGGACGCAGGAGTACAGCGCGGACTGATCGGTCCCCGCGAAGTGCCTCGCCTGTGGGAGCGGCACTTGCTGAACTGCGCGGTGCTCTCGGAAGTCGTGCCTGAGGGTGTGACCGTGTGTGACGTCGGCTCCGGCGCCGGGCTGCCCGGCATCCCACTGGCCCTGGTCCGCCCGGACCTGAAGATCACGCTGCTCGAACCGCTGCTGCGGCGTACGAACTTCCTCACCGAGGTCGTAGAGCTGCTCGGCCTCGACCATGTGACCGTGGTCCGCGGCCGTGCCGAGGAGGTCCTGGGCAAGCTGCCTCCCGTCCATGTGGTGACGGCGCGGGCCGTGGCGCCCTTGGACCGCCTCGCAGCATGGGGAGTGCCGCTCCTGCGTCCGTACGGAGAGATGCTTCTACTCAAGGGCGACACCGCGGAGGAAGAGGTCAAGGGTGCCGGGGCCGCGCTGAGCAAGCTCGGTGCCGTGGAGACCTCCGTGCTCCACGTCGGTGAGGGTGTGGTGAGTCCGCTCGCTACTGTGGTGCGGGTGGAGGTCGGGGAAAGCCCAGGGGGTGTGCGCTTCGCGGCCAAGCGTGCCAAGGCTGCTCGGATCGGACGGGCGCGTCGTCGTCGCTGA
- a CDS encoding ParA family protein: MGGSVHCEPEVEESESLRSDANIAGPMTDPVPGPRTESMGDDVSRETPPPMDDTPIGRAAQLAVEALGRAGEGLPRPEQTRVMVVANQKGGVGKTTTTVNLAASLALHGGRVLVIDLDPQGNASTALGIDHHAEVPSVYDVLVESKPLSEVVQPVPDVEGLFCAPATIDLAGAEIELVSLVARESRLQRAIQSYEQPLDYILIDCPPSLGLLTVNALVAGAEVLIPIQCEYYALEGLGQLLRNVDLVRGHLNPALHVSTILLTMYDGRTRLASQVADEVRSHFGEEVLRTSIPRSVRISEAPSYGQTVLTYDPGSSGALSYLEAARELALRGVGVTYDAQHAHLGAHNDQSMVEGIQ; the protein is encoded by the coding sequence ATGGGAGGCTCTGTTCATTGCGAGCCTGAAGTCGAGGAGAGTGAATCCTTGCGGTCCGACGCCAACATCGCGGGACCGATGACCGATCCGGTCCCCGGTCCCCGTACCGAGTCGATGGGGGACGATGTTTCACGTGAAACACCGCCCCCGATGGACGACACTCCCATCGGTCGTGCTGCCCAACTGGCGGTGGAGGCTCTAGGCCGCGCCGGCGAGGGCCTGCCACGGCCTGAGCAGACCCGTGTGATGGTGGTTGCCAATCAGAAGGGCGGGGTGGGCAAGACCACGACGACGGTCAACCTCGCCGCGTCGCTTGCCTTGCACGGCGGGCGGGTCCTGGTGATTGACCTCGACCCTCAGGGCAATGCGTCCACTGCGCTGGGCATCGACCATCACGCCGAAGTCCCGTCCGTCTACGACGTCTTGGTCGAGAGCAAGCCGCTCTCCGAGGTCGTCCAGCCGGTCCCCGATGTCGAGGGTCTTTTCTGTGCACCTGCCACGATCGATCTCGCCGGTGCGGAGATCGAGCTGGTCTCTCTGGTGGCACGGGAGAGCCGTCTGCAACGAGCGATCCAGTCGTACGAGCAGCCGCTGGACTACATCCTCATCGACTGCCCGCCGTCGCTGGGCCTGCTGACGGTCAACGCACTGGTCGCCGGTGCGGAGGTCTTGATCCCGATTCAGTGCGAGTACTACGCGCTGGAGGGTCTGGGTCAGCTGCTGCGGAACGTCGACCTGGTGCGAGGGCATCTCAACCCCGCGCTGCATGTCTCGACGATTCTGCTCACCATGTACGACGGCCGGACGCGACTGGCGTCCCAGGTCGCGGACGAGGTGCGCAGCCACTTCGGCGAGGAGGTGCTGCGGACGAGCATTCCGCGCTCGGTCCGCATCTCCGAGGCGCCGAGCTACGGGCAGACAGTGCTGACCTACGACCCGGGGTCGAGCGGTGCCCTCTCCTATCTTGAGGCGGCACGGGAACTCGCGTTGCGCGGCGTCGGCGTGACGTATGACGCGCAGCATGCCCACTTGGGCGCACACAACGATCAGAGCATGGTGGAGGGGATCCAGTGA